The Nomascus leucogenys isolate Asia chromosome 23, Asia_NLE_v1, whole genome shotgun sequence genome includes a window with the following:
- the LRRC14 gene encoding leucine-rich repeat-containing protein 14 isoform X1 gives MHTLVFLSTRQVLQCQPAACQALPLLPRELFPLLFKVAFMDKKTVVLRELVHTWPFPLLSFQQLLQECAHCSRALLQERPSTESMQAVILGLTARLHASEPGASTQPLCRKHALRVLDMTGLLDDGVEQDPGTMSMWDCTAAVARTCIAQQQGGAAEPGPAPIPVEVRVDLRVNRASYAFLREALRSSVGSPLRLCCRDLRAEDLPMRNTVALLQLLDAGCLRRVDLRFNNLGLRGLSVIIPHVARFQHLASLRLHYVHGDSRQPSVDGEDNFRYFLAQMGRFTCLRELSMGSSLLSGRLDQLLSTLQSPLESLELAFCALLPEDLRFLAQSPHAAHLKKLDLSGNDLSGSQLAPFQGLLQASAATLLHLELTECQLADTQLLATLPILTQCASLRYLGLYGNPLSMAGLKELLRDSAAQAELRTVVHPFPVDCYEGLPWPPPASVLLEASINEEKFARVEAELHQLLLASGRAHVLWTTDIYGRLAADYFSL, from the exons ATGCACACGCTTGTGTTCTTGAGCACGCGGCAGGTGCTGCAGTGCCAGCCAGCTGcctgccaggccctgcccttgCTGCCACGCGAACTCTTCCCCCTGCTGTTCAAGGTGGCCTTCATGGACAAGAAGACAGTGGTACTGCGCGAGTTGGTACACACGTGGCCCTTCCCGCTGCTCAGTTTCCAGCAGCTGCTACAGGAGTGTGCCCACTGCAGCCGTGCCCTCCTGCAGGAGCGGCCCAGCACTGAGAGCATGCAGGCTGTTATCCTGGGGCTGACTGCCCGGCTCCACGCCTCAGAGCCTGGGGCTAGCACACAGCCCCTCTGCAG GAAGCATGCGCTGCGGGTGCTGGACATGACAGGCCTCTTGGATGATGGTGTGGAACAGGATCCTGGCACCATGAGCATGTGGGACTGTACTGCTGCCGTAGCTCGCACATGCATCGCCCAGCAGCAGGGTGGGGCCGCAGAGCCTGGGCCAGCCCCCATCCCTGTGGAGGTGCGCGTGGACCTGCGGGTGAACCGGGCCTCCTATGCATTCCTGCGGGAGGCCCTCCGGAGCAGCGTGGGCAGCCCGCTGCGGCTCTGCTGCCGGGACCTGCGAGCTGAGGACCTGCCCATGCGCAACACTGTGGCCCTGCTGCAGCTTCTGGATGCGGGCTGCCTGCGCCGCGTGGACCTGCGCTTCAACAATCTGGGCCTGCGCGGCCTGTCTGTAATCATCCCACACGTGGCCCGCTTTCAGCACCTGGCCAGCCTGCGGCTCCACTACGTGCATGGGGATTCAAGGCAGCCCTCCGTGGACGGCGAGGACAACTTCCGCTACTTCCTCGCCCAGATGGGCCGCTTCACCTGTCTGCGTGAGCTCAGCATGGGCTCCTCTCTCCTTTCAGGGAGGCTGGACCAGCTGCTCAG CACCCTGCAGAGCCCCCTGGAGAGCCTGGAGTTGGCCTTCTGTGCTCTGCTGCCTGAGGACCTGCGCTTCCTGGCACAGAGCCCCCATGCTGCCCACCTCAAGAAGTTGGACCTGAGTGGTAACGACCTGTCTGGCAGCCAGCTGGCACCCTTTCAGGGTCTGTTGCAGGCATCAGCAGCCACACTGCTGCATCTGGAGCTGACTGAGTGTCAGCTCGCGGACACCCAGCTGTTGGCCACACTACCCATCCTGACTCAGTGCGCCAGTCTCCGGTACCTTGGCCTCTATGGCAACCCACTGTCCATGGCGGGCCTCAAGGAGCTGCTGCGGGACTCGGCGGCGCAGGCTGAGCTGCGCACTGTGGTGCACCCCTTCCCTGTGGACTGCTATGAGGGCTTGCCCTGGCCGCCGCCTGCCTCTGTCCTGCTGGAAGCCTCCATCAATGAGGAGAAGTTCGCTCGTGTAGAAGCCGAGTTGCACCAGCTGCTTCTAGCCTCAGGCCGTGCCCATGTGCTCTGGACCACGGACATCTACGGGCGACTGGCTGCGGACTACTTCAGCCTATGA
- the LRRC14 gene encoding leucine-rich repeat-containing protein 14 isoform X2, which yields MDKKTVVLRELVHTWPFPLLSFQQLLQECAHCSRALLQERPSTESMQAVILGLTARLHASEPGASTQPLCRKHALRVLDMTGLLDDGVEQDPGTMSMWDCTAAVARTCIAQQQGGAAEPGPAPIPVEVRVDLRVNRASYAFLREALRSSVGSPLRLCCRDLRAEDLPMRNTVALLQLLDAGCLRRVDLRFNNLGLRGLSVIIPHVARFQHLASLRLHYVHGDSRQPSVDGEDNFRYFLAQMGRFTCLRELSMGSSLLSGRLDQLLSTLQSPLESLELAFCALLPEDLRFLAQSPHAAHLKKLDLSGNDLSGSQLAPFQGLLQASAATLLHLELTECQLADTQLLATLPILTQCASLRYLGLYGNPLSMAGLKELLRDSAAQAELRTVVHPFPVDCYEGLPWPPPASVLLEASINEEKFARVEAELHQLLLASGRAHVLWTTDIYGRLAADYFSL from the exons ATGGACAAGAAGACAGTGGTACTGCGCGAGTTGGTACACACGTGGCCCTTCCCGCTGCTCAGTTTCCAGCAGCTGCTACAGGAGTGTGCCCACTGCAGCCGTGCCCTCCTGCAGGAGCGGCCCAGCACTGAGAGCATGCAGGCTGTTATCCTGGGGCTGACTGCCCGGCTCCACGCCTCAGAGCCTGGGGCTAGCACACAGCCCCTCTGCAG GAAGCATGCGCTGCGGGTGCTGGACATGACAGGCCTCTTGGATGATGGTGTGGAACAGGATCCTGGCACCATGAGCATGTGGGACTGTACTGCTGCCGTAGCTCGCACATGCATCGCCCAGCAGCAGGGTGGGGCCGCAGAGCCTGGGCCAGCCCCCATCCCTGTGGAGGTGCGCGTGGACCTGCGGGTGAACCGGGCCTCCTATGCATTCCTGCGGGAGGCCCTCCGGAGCAGCGTGGGCAGCCCGCTGCGGCTCTGCTGCCGGGACCTGCGAGCTGAGGACCTGCCCATGCGCAACACTGTGGCCCTGCTGCAGCTTCTGGATGCGGGCTGCCTGCGCCGCGTGGACCTGCGCTTCAACAATCTGGGCCTGCGCGGCCTGTCTGTAATCATCCCACACGTGGCCCGCTTTCAGCACCTGGCCAGCCTGCGGCTCCACTACGTGCATGGGGATTCAAGGCAGCCCTCCGTGGACGGCGAGGACAACTTCCGCTACTTCCTCGCCCAGATGGGCCGCTTCACCTGTCTGCGTGAGCTCAGCATGGGCTCCTCTCTCCTTTCAGGGAGGCTGGACCAGCTGCTCAG CACCCTGCAGAGCCCCCTGGAGAGCCTGGAGTTGGCCTTCTGTGCTCTGCTGCCTGAGGACCTGCGCTTCCTGGCACAGAGCCCCCATGCTGCCCACCTCAAGAAGTTGGACCTGAGTGGTAACGACCTGTCTGGCAGCCAGCTGGCACCCTTTCAGGGTCTGTTGCAGGCATCAGCAGCCACACTGCTGCATCTGGAGCTGACTGAGTGTCAGCTCGCGGACACCCAGCTGTTGGCCACACTACCCATCCTGACTCAGTGCGCCAGTCTCCGGTACCTTGGCCTCTATGGCAACCCACTGTCCATGGCGGGCCTCAAGGAGCTGCTGCGGGACTCGGCGGCGCAGGCTGAGCTGCGCACTGTGGTGCACCCCTTCCCTGTGGACTGCTATGAGGGCTTGCCCTGGCCGCCGCCTGCCTCTGTCCTGCTGGAAGCCTCCATCAATGAGGAGAAGTTCGCTCGTGTAGAAGCCGAGTTGCACCAGCTGCTTCTAGCCTCAGGCCGTGCCCATGTGCTCTGGACCACGGACATCTACGGGCGACTGGCTGCGGACTACTTCAGCCTATGA
- the C23H8orf82 gene encoding UPF0598 protein C8orf82 homolog isoform X2, which yields MLCLPPQPRMGSPTLPTGPAHQGVGVLRSGAPLSEARRTSYRRRLPSVWSWARRPWEPSALSTPALHPPDPQFLVTFFSRLRPNHSGRYEAAFPFLSPCGRERNFLRCEDRPVVFTHLLTADHGPPRLSYCGGGEALAVPFEPARLLPLAANGRLYHPAPERAGGVGLVRSALAFELSASFEYGPGAPALPSHVRWQGRRLALTMDLAPLLLAARPP from the coding sequence ATGCTgtgcctccctccccagccccggATGGGCTCCCCGACTCTGCCGACGGGCCCAGCTCACCAAGGAGTGGGCGTCCTCCGCTCAGGAGCCCCGCTGAGTGAGGCCAGGCGAACCTCTTACCGTCGGCGCCTGCCCTCGGTATGGTCCTGGGCCCggaggccttgggagcccagcgCGCTGAGCACCCCCGCCCTTCATCCCCCAGACCCGCAGTTCCTGGTCACCTTCTTCTCCCGCCTGAGACCCAACCACAGCGGGCGCTACGAGGCCGCTTTCCCCTTCCTCTCGCCCTGCGGCAGAGAGCGCAACTTCCTGCGCTGCGAGGACCGGCCGGTGGTCTTCACGCACCTGCTGACCGCGGACCACGGGCCTCCGCGCCTCTCCTACTGTGGCGGTGGCGAGGCCCTGGCCGTGCCCTTCGAGCCGGCGCGCCTGCTGCCCCTGGCCGCCAACGGGCGCCTGTACCACCCGGCGCCGGAGCGTGCGGGCGGCGTGGGCCTGGTGCGCTCCGCCCTGGCCTTCGAGCTCAGCGCCTCCTTCGAGTATGGGCCCGGCGCGCCTGCGCTGCCCTCGCACGTGCGCTGGCAGGGCCGCCGCCTCGCCCTCACCATGGACCTGGCCCCGCTGCTGCTCGCGGCTCGGCCGCCCTGA
- the LRRC24 gene encoding leucine-rich repeat-containing protein 24, with product MALGAPALLLLLLPLLPLHAAGCPGACRCYSATVECGALRLRVVPLGIPPGTQTLFLQDNDIARLEPGALAPLAALRRLYLHNNSLRALEAGAFRAQPRLLELALTSNRLRTLRSGAFAGLAQLRVLYLAGNQLARLLDFTFLHLPRLQELHLQENSIELLEDQALAGLSSLALLDLSRNQLGTISREALQPLASLQVLRLTENPWRCDCALHWLGAWIKEGGQRLLTSRDRKIMCAEPPRLALQSLLDVSHSSLICIPPSVHVQPLELTANLGEDLRVACQASGYPQPLVTWRKVPQPREGRPRAQAQLEGGALGLGGHSASDTGSGMLFLSNITLAHAGKYECEASNAGGAARVPFRLLVNASLQQPQQPAQPPPPAARPAGREPRPEVGSMAFRALGLATQTAIAAAIALLALTALLLVAMICRRRRRRKKARGPPGEGALFVNDYSDGPCTFAQLEELRDERGHEMFVINRSKPLFAEGPAEAPADCGPAEGAGPGLRVPPPVAYEIHC from the exons ATGGCCCTGGGGGCCCCcgcactgctgctgctgctgctcccacTACTGCCGCTCCACGCCGCCGGCTGCCCAGGAGCCTGCCGCTGCTACAGCGCCACGGTGGAGTGTGGCGCCCTGCGGTTGCGCGTCGTCCCGCTGGGAATCCCGCCAGGGACGCAG ACACTGTTCCTGCAGGACAACGACATCGCGCGCCTAGAGCCAGGAGCCCTGGCGCCACTCGCCGCTCTGCGCCGACTCTACCTGCACAACAACAGCCTGCGCGCCCTGGAGGCCGGCGCCTTCCGCGCGCAGCCGCGCCTGCTGGAGCTGGCGCTCACCAGCAACCGGCTGCGCACCTTGCGCAGCGGCGCCTTCGCAGGCCTGGCCCAGCTGCGCGTGCTCTACCTGGCGGGCAACCAGCTGGCGCGGCTGCTGGATTTCACCTTCTTGCACCTGCCG CGACTGCAGGAGCTTCACCTGCAAGAAAACAGCATTGAGCTGCTGGAGGACCAGGCTCTAGCGGGGCTGTCCTCCCTAGCACTGCTGGACCTCAGCAGGAACCAGCTGGGCACCATCAGCCGAGAGGCCCTGCAGCCCCTGGCCAGTCTGCAAGTCCTGCGCCTCACAG AGAACCCATGGCGCTGTGACTGCGCCCTGCACTGGCTGGGTGCCTGGATCAAGGAGGGCGGCCAGCGGCTGCTCACCTCCAGGGACAGGAAGATCATGTGTGCAGAGCCCCCGCGCCTAGCGCTCCAGAGTCTGCTGGACGTATCCCACAGCAGCCTCATCTGCATTCCGCCCTCTGTCCACGTGCAGCCGCTGGAGCTCACAGCCAACCTGGGTGAGGACCTGCGGGTTGCCTGCCAAGCCTCCGGCTACCCGCAGCCATTGGTGACCTGGAGAAAGGTGCCCCAGCCTCGCGAGGGCCGGCCGCGAGCCCAGGCTCAGCTAGAAGGCGGGGCGCTGGGCCTGGGCGGACACTCGGCATCCGACACGGGCAGCGGCATGCTCTTCCTCAGCAACATCACGCTGGCGCACGCCGGCAAGTACGAGTGCGAGGCCTCCAACGCCGGCGGCGCTGCCCGCGTGCCCTTCCGGCTCCTGGTCAACGCGTCCCTGCAGCAGCCGCAGCAGCCCGCGCAACCGCCGCCTCCGGCCGCCCGCCCCGCCGGCCGCGAGCCCCGGCCCGAGGTGGGCAGCATGGCCTTCCGCGCCCTGGGCTTGGCAACGCAGACGGCCATTGCGGCGGCCATCGCGCTGCTGGCGCTCACGGCGCTGCTCCTGGTCGCCATGATCTGTCGCCGGCGCCGCAGGCGAAAAAAGGCGCGGGGGCCCCCGGGGGAGGGCGCACTGTTCGTCAACGACTACTCGGACGGCCCCTGTACGTTCGCACAGCTAGAGGAGCTCCGCGACGAGCGCGGCCACGAGATGTTCGTCATCAACCGCTCCAAGCCGCTCTTCGCCGAGGGTCCGGCGGAGGCGCCTGCGGACTGCGGACCGGCagagggggcggggccggggctcCGCGTGCCCCCGCCGGTCGCCTACGAGATCCACTGCTAG
- the C23H8orf82 gene encoding UPF0598 protein C8orf82 homolog isoform X1, which produces MWPLCGTLRTLALARSRGTRACSGDGGVSYTQGQSPEPRTREYFYYVDHQGQLFLDDSKMKNFITCFKDPQFLVTFFSRLRPNHSGRYEAAFPFLSPCGRERNFLRCEDRPVVFTHLLTADHGPPRLSYCGGGEALAVPFEPARLLPLAANGRLYHPAPERAGGVGLVRSALAFELSASFEYGPGAPALPSHVRWQGRRLALTMDLAPLLLAARPP; this is translated from the exons ATGTGGCCGCTGTGCGGGACGCTCCGGACCCTGGCCTTGGCGCGGTCGCGGGGAACCCGGGCCTGCAGCGGGGATGGGGGCGTTTCCTACACGCAGGGCCAAAGTCCCGAGCCCCGGACCCGCGAGTATTTCTACTACGTGGACCACCAGGGCCAG CTTTTCCTGGATGATTCCAAAATGAAGAATTTCATCACCTGCTTCAAAG ACCCGCAGTTCCTGGTCACCTTCTTCTCCCGCCTGAGACCCAACCACAGCGGGCGCTACGAGGCCGCTTTCCCCTTCCTCTCGCCCTGCGGCAGAGAGCGCAACTTCCTGCGCTGCGAGGACCGGCCGGTGGTCTTCACGCACCTGCTGACCGCGGACCACGGGCCTCCGCGCCTCTCCTACTGTGGCGGTGGCGAGGCCCTGGCCGTGCCCTTCGAGCCGGCGCGCCTGCTGCCCCTGGCCGCCAACGGGCGCCTGTACCACCCGGCGCCGGAGCGTGCGGGCGGCGTGGGCCTGGTGCGCTCCGCCCTGGCCTTCGAGCTCAGCGCCTCCTTCGAGTATGGGCCCGGCGCGCCTGCGCTGCCCTCGCACGTGCGCTGGCAGGGCCGCCGCCTCGCCCTCACCATGGACCTGGCCCCGCTGCTGCTCGCGGCTCGGCCGCCCTGA